One Pieris rapae chromosome 7, ilPieRapa1.1, whole genome shotgun sequence genomic window carries:
- the LOC110996961 gene encoding ras-related and estrogen-regulated growth inhibitor-like protein: MKMTVNRIRVVVLGSPRSGKSAVVVRYLTKRYIGEYSSTGDFLYQHRVAFDGAVSEVEILDTSNCAIRGCLGDHVRWGDAFAVVYSVCERRSFLAAAELLSLLERTRLPGCAAITLLGNKRDLEHAREVHAEEGQELSLRFGCQFYEVSAAESSAGAALAFHALLREARALALLLPAPRRKLAAYSVSKVIGTIFGKNSKSVRKKRPSLSI, encoded by the exons ATGAAGATGACTGTAAATCGAATAAGAGTGGTGGTGCTCGGCAGCCCTCGAAGTGGAAAGTCGG CGGTGGTTGTGCGTTACCTCACGAAGCGGTATATTGGTGAATATAGTTCAACCGGCG ATTTTCTTTATCAACATCGAGTGGCATTCGATGGAGCGGTTTCTGAAGTTGAAATACTTGACACATCAAATTGTGCG atccGTGGTTGCCTTGGAGACCATGTGCGCTGGGGTGACGCCTTCGCTGTAGTCTACTCGGTCTGCGAACGGCGGTCATTCCTGGCTGCTGCTGAACTACTGTCCCTACTGGAAAGGACGAGACTACCGGGCTGTGCCGCTATCACCCTCTTGGGCAACAAACGTGACCTCGAGCACGCCAG GGAGGTCCATGCGGAAGAGGGTCAAGAGCTGTCGCTCCGTTTCGGGTGTCAGTTCTACGAGGTGTCAGCAGCTGAGTCGAGCGCGGGTGCCGCGCTTGCTTTCCACGCCCTTCTTCGGGAGGCAAGGGCCCTTGCACTCTTATTACCCGCTCCTAGACGAAAACTCGCCGCATATTCTGTTTCTAAG gtAATCGGAACGATTTTTGGCAAAAACAGCAAGAGCGTTCGAAAAAAACGACCATCGCttagtatataa
- the LOC110996958 gene encoding tRNA-specific adenosine deaminase 1, with amino-acid sequence MNRYKQCIVDEIVKDCIQLFTSISKTGKPLENEWTVLSCIIQYDVESAKHKVVALGTGSKCIGATKMSPLGNILNDSHAEVIARRGFLLYLYKNIQLCLESKDSIFEIVESQCRLKQNVEFLFYSSQLPCGDASIIRTDDIENIGDVVLCSKRYAQDDLSIVQIKKPRSDVFRTGAKCLENSTQDPKLPGIEYHLLGQVRTKPGRGDRTLSLSCSDKIARWIHIGIQGSLISLLIAEPIYIKHLIFGGGIPYSEDSLKRALFTRDTYLEAKLGLSHHIYQSTITLPCIKSDKRITPAPSSIIWVNINNGLSEVAVQGKKLGVTKKKEKYPNNYLCISKYNLYKAFIEILLSNNKLYKICENEELKNIAYNDIKRRSSNYVTKWLEVKQTFFKKWTTKPDIFNFKIN; translated from the exons ATGAATCGTTATAAACAATGTATCGTTGATGAAATCGTTAAAGAttgcatacaattatttactagTATATCAAAAACGGGTAAACCCCTTGAAAACGAATGGACAGTTTTGAGTTGTATAATCCAATATGATGTCGAGAGCGCTAAACATAAAGTAGTAGCTTTAGGCACAGGATCTAAATGCATTGGAGCTACTAAAATGTCTCCTTTGGGCAACATACTAAATGATAGCCATGCTGAAGTAATAGCACGTCGTGGGTTTCTtttgtacttatataaaaatattcagttgTGTTTGGAAAGCAAAGattctatatttgaaatagTTGAATCCCAGTGtagattaaaacaaaatgttgaaTTTTTGTTCTATTCATCTCAGTTGCCATGTGGAGATGCATCCATTATTCGTACGGATGATATTGAGAACATTGGAGATGTAGTATTATGCTCAAAGAGGTACGCTCAAGATGATTTAAGCATAGTTCAAATTAAGAAACCAAGAAGTGATGTctttagaacaggggcaaagtGTTTGGAGAACTCAACTCAAGATCCTAAATTACCTGGCATAGAGTATCATTTATTGGGACAAGTAAGGACTAAACCAGGCCGGGGAGATAGGACTCTGTCCTTATCATGCAGTGATAAAATAGCCCGATGGATACACATAGGCATTCAAGGTAGCCTAATATCACTGCTTATAGCTGaaccaatttatataaaacatttaatatttggtgGTGGTATTCCATATTCAGAAGACAGTTTAAAGAGAGCCCTGTTCACACGAGATACATATTTGGAAGCAAAATTAGGTTTAAGTCATCATATTTATCAAAGTACAATTACATTACCTTGCATCAAATCTGATAAAAGAATTACACCAGCTCCCAGTAGTATTATTTGggtgaatataaataatgg ATTATCTGAAGTTGCTGTTCAAGGAAAAAAGTTAGGTGTTACAAAAAAGAAGGAGAAAtatccaaataattatttatgtatatcaaaatataatctatataaagcATTCATAGAAATATTGCTTAGCAATAATAAGTTGTACAAAATTTGTGAAAATGAAGAATTGAAAAACATAGCTTATAATGATATCAAGAGAAGGTCATCAAATTATGTTACTAAATGGTTAGAAGTTAAGcaaaccttttttaaaaaatggaCTACAAAAccagacatttttaatttcaaaataaattaa